A stretch of Candidatus Sulfotelmatobacter sp. DNA encodes these proteins:
- a CDS encoding tautomerase family protein — protein sequence MIDVTAAADLFPAGSDRQLAEELTQALLRAEGVTTPGPAHLHNTGCYIHRLPAEAVNTAADGSARTVRVQVITPPGVLDRAGQRQLVADATAIVAKIAGDPTQAQRTWVLLTEAAEGGWGIAGTAFGREEFAALAAAAAKR from the coding sequence ATGATCGACGTCACCGCAGCGGCGGACCTCTTCCCCGCCGGGTCCGACCGGCAACTGGCCGAGGAGCTCACGCAGGCGCTCCTGCGCGCGGAAGGCGTGACGACGCCCGGTCCCGCCCATCTGCACAACACCGGCTGCTACATCCACCGCCTGCCGGCCGAGGCCGTCAACACCGCGGCCGACGGCAGCGCCCGCACCGTTCGCGTTCAGGTGATCACGCCGCCCGGCGTGCTCGACCGAGCGGGACAGCGGCAGCTGGTCGCCGACGCGACGGCGATCGTCGCCAAGATCGCCGGCGATCCGACCCAGGCGCAGCGCACCTGGGTCCTGCTGACCGAAGCCGCGGAGGGCGGTTGGGGGATCGCGGGCACGGCCTTCGGCCGCGAAGAGTTCGCGGCGCTGGCAGCCGCCGCCGCCAAACGCTGA
- a CDS encoding TetR/AcrR family transcriptional regulator — protein MAGEVRAKMVAGAMQLLARQGLQSTSFSEVLALTGAPRGSVYHHFPDGKEQLVTAAIDHASALALAYVERAAGGDAEQITRRFFAMWHGVLEHSRLTAGCAVLAVAVAADTDTLLEHAASIFRGWRARLTELLVDGGLAQADAVRFATTLIAAAEGAVVLSRAERSLEPLELVADELAAQVRRLARGSVAGD, from the coding sequence ATGGCCGGTGAGGTCCGGGCGAAGATGGTCGCGGGCGCGATGCAGCTCTTGGCGCGCCAGGGGCTGCAGAGCACCTCGTTCTCCGAGGTGCTGGCACTGACGGGCGCGCCGCGCGGCTCCGTCTACCATCACTTCCCGGACGGCAAGGAGCAGTTGGTGACCGCCGCGATCGATCACGCCAGCGCGCTCGCGCTGGCCTACGTCGAACGCGCCGCCGGCGGCGACGCCGAGCAGATCACCCGCCGCTTCTTCGCGATGTGGCACGGCGTGCTCGAGCACTCGCGGCTGACGGCCGGCTGCGCCGTGCTCGCGGTCGCCGTCGCGGCCGACACCGACACGCTGCTGGAGCATGCGGCGAGCATCTTCCGCGGTTGGCGGGCGCGGTTGACGGAGCTGCTGGTCGACGGTGGGCTGGCGCAGGCCGACGCGGTGCGCTTCGCGACGACGCTGATCGCCGCCGCGGAGGGTGCCGTCGTGCTCAGTCGCGCCGAGCGCAGCCTGGAGCCGCTCGAGCTCGTCGCCGACGAGCTGGCGGCCCAGGTGCGCAGGCTCGCGCGCGGGTCAGTGGCAGGCGACTGA